Proteins found in one Aneurinibacillus uraniidurans genomic segment:
- a CDS encoding DUF2334 domain-containing protein: MKRWGLILLLIAVLASPFPSIGRTNELPNYSKGYALLRLEDITPGSPYRSPEELGRLRAVFTYLQEQNVPFSVAVIPRAVSIGGDGSRYDHGFDDEKPAENVRQLARLLRDAQAKGAVLGMHGYTHQYGDRSLPDGTQNTGVGFEFNVAGVPDTKTTSYAAERIEKSLRAFDRVGLVPAFWESPHYTDTRAQEEVFRSYMGILYQPDFHSLVSLRDMNVYETTNTYHKETAGSVYVPAPLSYVHAGHSSATIVKKLQTYKGLASLFYHPYLEFGHMEPVHHSDGTPVMQDGLPLYRYRAGETSGLQQLVAGVRKSGFTWMSLHEVVPFTPAHRLSLSGAPVHLMTGDVTGSGFASLVIDDGSAIYVQMGDFRWPRNRSQPDRRCFLRHAFGSDEILTLADISGDGRKDLLSYDRKSGRTAVFESTGTSFAKARAYGQLPPEGVALLTGDFDGDGHEDVLWQNATSWKLMRNTNGQFTVGRTGTIAADAVLLTGDIDGDGVDEWMEVSSSSHMVHIFRDRRDFKTNGIALKSCDQWKNIQWLTGDTNGDGKCDLIAYDPASGLWDVWQSTGSSFTKLLPTYGPWARGGSMALCADFDGNGRADIGVWETKHQGVDISLSFQPNKR, translated from the coding sequence ATGAAAAGATGGGGGCTTATTCTACTGCTTATCGCAGTCCTCGCAAGCCCGTTCCCATCGATTGGGCGCACGAATGAACTGCCAAACTACAGCAAAGGATATGCACTTCTCAGGCTGGAGGATATTACACCGGGAAGCCCGTATCGATCGCCAGAGGAACTGGGACGGCTGCGAGCGGTATTTACGTACTTGCAGGAACAGAACGTCCCATTTTCTGTAGCGGTCATTCCACGAGCGGTATCCATAGGAGGGGACGGTTCACGTTATGATCACGGGTTTGATGATGAGAAGCCAGCGGAGAATGTTCGCCAGTTAGCTCGCCTGCTTCGGGATGCACAGGCGAAGGGGGCGGTGCTTGGCATGCACGGCTATACGCATCAATACGGTGACCGTTCACTTCCAGATGGAACTCAAAATACAGGCGTTGGATTTGAGTTTAATGTAGCGGGTGTCCCGGATACAAAAACAACATCATATGCTGCAGAACGAATCGAAAAAAGTTTGCGGGCATTTGACCGTGTTGGACTTGTTCCGGCATTCTGGGAATCGCCCCATTACACGGATACACGGGCACAGGAAGAAGTATTTCGCTCGTATATGGGAATCTTATATCAGCCTGATTTTCACTCGCTTGTTTCGTTACGGGATATGAATGTGTATGAAACAACCAATACATACCACAAGGAAACGGCCGGTTCTGTGTATGTGCCTGCACCTCTGTCGTATGTGCATGCCGGTCATTCATCGGCTACGATCGTCAAAAAACTTCAGACGTATAAAGGGCTTGCCTCGCTGTTTTATCATCCATATCTTGAATTCGGACATATGGAGCCGGTCCATCATTCAGATGGTACACCGGTTATGCAAGATGGCCTGCCGCTCTATCGATACCGTGCCGGAGAAACATCGGGCCTACAGCAGCTTGTAGCCGGTGTGCGAAAAAGCGGGTTTACCTGGATGTCGCTTCATGAGGTTGTGCCGTTTACGCCAGCGCATCGCCTGTCGCTGTCGGGTGCGCCTGTACACCTGATGACGGGAGATGTTACGGGGAGCGGGTTCGCTTCGCTTGTCATAGACGATGGATCAGCGATTTACGTACAGATGGGGGACTTCCGCTGGCCGCGTAATCGTAGTCAGCCGGATAGACGTTGTTTTCTGAGGCACGCTTTTGGATCGGACGAGATTCTTACTCTCGCAGATATAAGTGGAGATGGACGAAAAGATTTGCTTTCGTATGATCGTAAATCTGGTCGCACGGCTGTTTTTGAATCGACTGGAACTTCTTTTGCCAAGGCACGTGCATATGGTCAACTTCCACCTGAGGGGGTAGCTCTTCTAACAGGAGACTTTGATGGAGATGGGCATGAAGATGTGCTCTGGCAGAATGCAACGAGTTGGAAGCTTATGCGCAATACAAATGGGCAATTTACAGTCGGACGAACCGGTACGATAGCGGCAGATGCGGTCCTTTTGACAGGGGATATTGACGGGGATGGAGTAGATGAATGGATGGAAGTATCATCATCTTCTCACATGGTGCATATTTTTCGAGATAGAAGAGATTTTAAAACAAATGGTATTGCTTTAAAATCTTGTGATCAGTGGAAGAATATACAATGGTTGACTGGAGATACGAACGGGGATGGGAAATGTGATCTGATCGCATATGACCCCGCAAGTGGTCTCTGGGATGTATGGCAGAGTACAGGTTCTTCGTTTACGAAACTTCTTCCGACATACGGGCCGTGGGCACGCGGGGGAAGCATGGCGCTGTGTGCGGATTTTGACGGCAATGGCCGTGCCGATATCGGCGTCTGGGAGACAAAACATCAAGGGGTAGACATCAGTCTTTCTTTTCAACCAAACAAGCGGTAA
- a CDS encoding 3D domain-containing protein: MFTFVRRLISYWIIVLLVPVCTLFLDTHTTPLSHTPSREKLQQSASSADLLPNPFLAHPASPPVSTPLMVSKKSAPTVLSVSTPKRIPSIAVQRKRNEIPLKTATSPPTSTTSTQKRTITANSQTPKQYAEKFRGNISAYTNGLSETGKTSRHPDYGITASGHRAKAGVTVAAGRHIPYGTVLYIEGIGYRTVYDRGGAIKGNKIDVFMSNMAQVNAFGRRHLDVYIVKWGDGKRKPR, encoded by the coding sequence ATGTTTACTTTTGTTAGAAGATTAATTTCGTACTGGATCATTGTTCTACTGGTACCCGTGTGTACTTTGTTTCTGGACACCCATACAACCCCATTATCGCATACGCCGTCGCGTGAGAAACTCCAGCAATCAGCCTCATCCGCTGATCTTCTTCCGAATCCGTTTTTGGCCCATCCTGCCTCTCCTCCCGTATCTACCCCGCTTATGGTGTCAAAAAAGTCAGCGCCAACCGTTCTGTCCGTTTCGACACCGAAGCGCATCCCTTCAATCGCTGTCCAGAGGAAACGTAACGAAATTCCTTTAAAAACAGCAACGTCTCCTCCTACGTCTACAACTAGCACGCAGAAACGCACAATCACAGCCAACAGCCAGACTCCTAAACAATACGCAGAAAAGTTCCGCGGCAATATCTCCGCGTATACGAACGGGCTAAGTGAAACCGGAAAAACGTCGCGCCATCCGGACTATGGAATTACAGCAAGCGGACATCGTGCAAAAGCAGGTGTTACGGTTGCAGCAGGTCGCCATATTCCGTATGGAACGGTGTTATACATTGAAGGCATCGGCTACCGGACTGTATATGACCGGGGTGGGGCCATCAAAGGAAACAAAATCGATGTGTTTATGTCTAATATGGCACAAGTGAACGCATTCGGTCGTCGCCATCTTGATGTATACATCGTCAAATGGGGCGATGGCAAACGAAAGCCTCGCTAG
- a CDS encoding SbcC/MukB-like Walker B domain-containing protein — protein MRPIHLKLAGINSFRDEQEVDFATLCEGGVFGIFGPTGSGKSSLLDAITLALYGKVERASGGTQGIMNQAEDQLSVAFTFELGSADGAARYRVERRYKRVDDVKLRTATCRFIKIEEDGEKVLAGKERDVTQCVEDVLGLTVDDFTRAVVLPQGKFAEFLSLKGSERRQMLQRLFHLEQYGDGLNTKLKRRTAESRGKIAELAAEQQGLGDASAEAVQAAAARSKQATAGLVQAEEVNKAAEAAHEEGKRVWEQQAEYNEVKRRIALHEADAERIDQLAEQLARAEQAERIRPYYEERLRATRDAEVAQEEAACAQDILAKQEALYRQSEADAQTARERQQAEELGCTVRIAQLKQAEELEEEGARLQTAIQQADAARTDLQQQQAKAKELVDSSEILRIKAITKQSILQKEIQEKTIKHEKRQRITQAVQEKHILQTRQNQLRTAQQERENSEQRMVEARRKVELVRSAWSDLQLRSREVLLDVQTLYDTIHRTNQDVRYMEGLLVQLMSELRSAAVQETRRALAIQLATELKEGEACPLCGSSNHPHPIQSKTETTTVHTEKLIAELEAALLRARTVQHESHTFMYRLEQLADSLQETNEADSEIACARQSQNHMEMKLEPQADADANVAQLLAALTRTEEQLAQAKAQAETCETDGKHLVIQRSRLAEQMVQAQTAYDVSIQQATELQGKEQELHKQVEESRMQWTERFGEWILETVEQEAAQIAAWDAEVEQLRERLARSVPFIEEKEQEIKAGQEKLAACDRELIRLETETASMRANWEEKNKRLQQIAGGVQAIVQRQEVEQALHRLREAVRIADIRAREQQSVLREVEKRSSAAQQTKELATARKTEAEQKWATALSRTAFASEADVAAAFTSEETRATWVRELTDYRDTEKQLANERHRLAVLLDGRHMTEEEWNKLQQTLQITREQAAEAAREQARAARDLEDVEQRHTRWQALEEERIRLQETLNRLNALQTVFRGNGFVEFIAEEQLMQVSQEASVRLGKLTRRRYAIEVDSSGGFVMRDDANGGVRRPVTTLSGGETFLTSLSLALALSAQIQLRGEYPLEFFFLDEGFGTLDQELLDTVITALEKLHTDRLSVGIISHVPELRARLPQRLIVTPAEPSGRGSTVHHEVL, from the coding sequence ATGCGTCCGATTCATTTAAAGCTGGCTGGGATTAATAGCTTCCGAGATGAGCAGGAAGTTGATTTTGCCACGCTGTGTGAAGGTGGCGTGTTCGGGATTTTCGGTCCGACCGGAAGTGGAAAATCTTCACTCCTAGATGCGATTACCCTCGCCTTATATGGAAAAGTAGAACGTGCCTCGGGCGGTACGCAGGGGATTATGAATCAGGCAGAAGACCAGCTAAGCGTGGCATTTACGTTTGAACTTGGGAGTGCGGACGGCGCTGCGCGGTATCGGGTGGAGCGCCGCTATAAGCGGGTGGATGATGTGAAGCTGCGAACCGCAACCTGCCGTTTTATTAAGATTGAGGAGGACGGTGAAAAAGTACTCGCAGGTAAAGAGCGGGACGTCACCCAGTGTGTTGAAGACGTTCTCGGTTTGACGGTGGATGATTTTACTCGCGCTGTTGTGCTTCCGCAGGGGAAATTTGCTGAGTTTCTTTCTCTGAAAGGCAGCGAGCGGCGGCAGATGCTGCAGCGCCTGTTTCATCTGGAGCAGTATGGAGACGGGTTGAATACAAAGCTGAAACGACGAACTGCCGAATCACGTGGGAAGATCGCGGAATTAGCCGCTGAACAGCAGGGGCTAGGGGATGCTTCTGCAGAAGCCGTACAGGCGGCAGCAGCACGAAGCAAACAGGCGACAGCAGGTCTCGTGCAGGCGGAAGAGGTGAACAAGGCGGCAGAGGCGGCACATGAAGAAGGCAAGCGAGTTTGGGAGCAGCAGGCCGAATACAATGAAGTAAAGCGTCGTATCGCCTTACACGAAGCAGATGCTGAACGAATTGATCAACTGGCAGAACAGCTTGCACGGGCCGAACAGGCAGAGCGAATTCGTCCGTACTATGAGGAACGTCTTCGCGCGACACGCGATGCAGAAGTGGCACAGGAAGAAGCAGCGTGTGCCCAGGACATTCTTGCAAAGCAAGAGGCGCTATACAGGCAGTCCGAAGCTGATGCACAGACAGCTAGAGAACGCCAGCAGGCGGAAGAGCTGGGCTGCACGGTTCGCATCGCGCAATTAAAGCAGGCCGAAGAGTTAGAAGAAGAGGGAGCTCGCCTGCAGACTGCGATCCAACAAGCCGATGCTGCTCGAACGGATCTGCAGCAGCAACAAGCAAAAGCGAAAGAGTTAGTAGATAGTTCAGAAATACTGCGTATAAAAGCAATAACAAAACAATCAATCCTACAAAAAGAAATTCAAGAAAAAACAATCAAACATGAAAAACGCCAGCGTATCACGCAGGCGGTCCAAGAAAAGCATATTCTGCAAACACGACAAAATCAGCTTAGAACCGCGCAGCAGGAACGCGAAAATAGTGAACAGCGCATGGTAGAAGCACGGCGAAAAGTTGAGCTCGTTCGTAGTGCATGGAGTGATTTGCAGCTGCGCTCGCGTGAAGTGCTGCTCGATGTTCAGACGCTGTACGATACGATTCATCGTACGAATCAGGATGTACGGTATATGGAGGGGCTCCTTGTACAACTGATGTCCGAACTTCGCAGTGCTGCTGTGCAGGAAACGAGGCGTGCTCTGGCGATACAGCTTGCGACAGAACTGAAAGAGGGAGAAGCATGTCCGTTATGCGGCTCATCGAACCACCCTCATCCGATCCAGTCGAAAACTGAAACAACAACGGTACATACCGAAAAGCTGATTGCCGAGCTAGAAGCAGCGCTTTTGCGTGCGCGTACGGTACAGCATGAGAGTCATACCTTTATGTATCGATTGGAACAACTGGCCGATAGTTTGCAAGAAACAAATGAAGCTGACAGTGAAATTGCTTGTGCTCGACAATCACAGAACCATATGGAAATGAAGCTTGAACCACAGGCTGATGCAGATGCAAATGTAGCGCAGCTGCTTGCCGCATTGACCCGAACAGAGGAACAACTGGCACAGGCGAAAGCACAGGCAGAAACGTGTGAAACAGATGGGAAACATCTCGTTATCCAGCGCTCCCGTCTTGCAGAACAAATGGTGCAAGCGCAAACTGCATACGACGTAAGTATTCAGCAAGCAACTGAACTGCAAGGCAAGGAACAGGAACTTCATAAACAGGTAGAGGAATCCCGTATGCAATGGACCGAGCGCTTCGGTGAATGGATACTCGAAACCGTTGAGCAGGAAGCCGCACAAATTGCGGCGTGGGATGCAGAGGTGGAACAGCTGCGCGAAAGGCTGGCACGCAGCGTACCGTTTATTGAAGAGAAAGAACAGGAAATCAAAGCGGGTCAGGAAAAACTTGCAGCGTGTGATCGGGAGCTAATCCGACTGGAGACAGAAACGGCTAGCATGAGGGCGAACTGGGAGGAAAAAAATAAACGCCTGCAGCAGATTGCAGGCGGTGTGCAGGCAATCGTACAGCGACAGGAAGTCGAGCAGGCACTGCACCGTCTGCGAGAAGCTGTGCGAATCGCTGATATACGTGCCAGAGAACAACAATCTGTTCTGCGTGAGGTTGAAAAACGAAGCAGTGCGGCCCAGCAAACAAAGGAGCTTGCGACGGCGCGTAAGACAGAAGCGGAGCAGAAATGGGCTACCGCTCTTTCACGTACTGCATTTGCAAGTGAAGCGGATGTGGCGGCAGCGTTCACATCAGAAGAGACGCGTGCAACCTGGGTTCGTGAACTTACTGATTATCGGGATACAGAAAAACAGCTAGCCAATGAGCGCCATCGGCTGGCGGTACTTCTTGACGGACGCCACATGACAGAAGAGGAATGGAACAAGTTACAACAAACATTGCAAATCACCCGAGAACAAGCAGCAGAAGCCGCCCGGGAGCAGGCGCGAGCTGCGCGTGATCTTGAGGATGTGGAGCAGCGTCATACACGCTGGCAGGCACTTGAAGAGGAACGAATCCGCCTACAAGAAACACTAAACCGGCTGAATGCCTTGCAGACGGTATTCCGTGGCAACGGGTTTGTCGAGTTCATTGCAGAAGAACAGCTCATGCAGGTCAGTCAGGAAGCATCGGTTCGACTTGGTAAACTGACACGCCGCCGCTATGCCATTGAAGTCGATTCAAGCGGCGGGTTTGTCATGCGGGACGATGCGAATGGCGGGGTACGACGCCCGGTGACAACATTATCCGGCGGGGAAACCTTCCTGACATCTTTGTCACTTGCGCTTGCGCTGTCTGCACAGATTCAGCTGCGCGGCGAATATCCGCTAGAGTTTTTCTTCCTGGATGAAGGGTTCGGGACACTGGATCAGGAATTGCTTGATACGGTCATTACAGCATTAGAGAAGCTTCATACCGATCGCTTATCGGTCGGCATTATTAGCCATGTGCCCGAGCTTCGCGCCCGCCTGCCGCAGCGCCTGATTGTTACCCCTGCGGAACCGTCCGGGCGTGGAAGCACGGTACATCATGAAGTGCTCTAA
- a CDS encoding glycosyltransferase family 2 protein, translating into MTMLANLLDDLFIILQIITGTISTYQITIGLAGFFRKKEQCVHAPEKSFAVIVAAHNEEQVIAPLLENLKLLDYPKELFDIFVICDNCTDRTADIVRAHNLYAMERFNSEKRGKGHALEWMFEKLWQRKRQYNAVVIFDADNLVSRNFLREMNEKLVDGSKVVQAYLDTKNPYDSWVTISYAVTYWFMNRMWQLARYNLKMANSLGGTGICVDTDLLKEMGWNATSLTEDVEFTARCVEREIYPSWAHNAIVYDEKPLTLASSMKQRLRWMQGHFYCARHYFWPLLFKSARTRNLSQFDAALYLFQPMRLLIVAMTTLMLYLQVATPLYDQLGLTKTLPNWFWWAINIALYAQTPLAMMIERVPLRGYLGLLAYPVFLITWIPVTVVAFFTSNNTEWSHTAHTRSMRIEDVS; encoded by the coding sequence ATGACGATGTTGGCAAATTTGCTGGATGATTTATTTATCATACTGCAGATTATTACCGGAACCATTAGCACCTATCAAATTACGATTGGGCTTGCCGGCTTTTTTCGCAAGAAAGAACAATGTGTGCATGCACCGGAGAAATCATTTGCGGTAATTGTGGCTGCACATAATGAAGAACAAGTCATTGCGCCGCTGCTTGAAAACTTAAAGTTGCTTGATTATCCGAAAGAGCTGTTCGATATTTTTGTTATTTGTGATAATTGCACGGATCGTACCGCAGATATCGTTCGGGCGCACAATTTGTATGCGATGGAGCGGTTTAATAGCGAGAAGCGTGGCAAGGGACATGCGCTGGAATGGATGTTTGAAAAGCTATGGCAGCGCAAGCGTCAGTATAATGCGGTCGTTATTTTTGATGCGGACAATCTTGTCAGTCGCAATTTCCTGCGTGAAATGAATGAAAAGCTTGTCGACGGCTCGAAAGTTGTACAAGCGTATCTGGATACAAAAAATCCGTACGATTCCTGGGTGACAATTTCGTATGCAGTGACGTACTGGTTTATGAACCGGATGTGGCAGCTTGCCCGCTATAATCTCAAAATGGCTAATTCACTCGGAGGGACAGGCATTTGTGTGGATACAGATCTGCTCAAAGAAATGGGCTGGAACGCTACATCGCTTACAGAAGATGTGGAGTTCACGGCCCGCTGTGTCGAGCGGGAGATTTATCCGTCCTGGGCGCATAATGCGATTGTATATGATGAAAAACCGCTGACGCTTGCGAGCTCGATGAAGCAGCGTCTGCGCTGGATGCAGGGGCATTTTTACTGTGCGCGTCATTATTTCTGGCCGCTTCTGTTCAAATCCGCCCGCACTCGTAATCTTTCTCAGTTCGATGCGGCTCTGTATTTGTTCCAGCCGATGCGGCTCTTAATTGTGGCGATGACAACGCTTATGCTGTACTTGCAGGTGGCAACTCCGCTGTATGACCAGCTTGGGCTAACGAAAACACTGCCAAACTGGTTCTGGTGGGCGATTAATATTGCCTTGTACGCACAAACACCGCTTGCAATGATGATTGAGCGCGTACCTCTCAGGGGATACCTTGGGTTATTGGCGTATCCGGTGTTTTTGATTACATGGATTCCCGTAACTGTGGTTGCTTTCTTTACAAGCAACAATACAGAATGGAGCCATACCGCTCATACTCGCTCCATGCGTATTGAAGATGTATCGTAA
- a CDS encoding DUF309 domain-containing protein, with translation MTPKALLDYLVYFHAKRDYFECHEVLEEYWKSLDSDQNRDVWVGLIQIAVGLYHQRRGNLAGAKKMLTAALTQLAPTELEQLGFAGDALRNEISKRVLDIEAGMSYTDLNLPLHLELAARCEKRCAAEGIHWLSATDFSDTFLIHKHKLRDRSDVIAERNRRLTKRNQSE, from the coding sequence ATGACACCAAAAGCTTTGCTAGACTATCTTGTTTATTTTCACGCAAAACGTGATTATTTTGAATGCCACGAAGTTCTAGAAGAATATTGGAAAAGTCTTGACTCGGACCAAAATCGCGATGTATGGGTCGGTCTTATTCAGATTGCGGTCGGACTGTATCATCAGCGGCGCGGTAATCTGGCAGGTGCCAAGAAAATGCTGACTGCGGCTCTCACCCAGCTTGCACCTACAGAATTAGAGCAGCTCGGCTTTGCAGGAGATGCTCTTCGAAACGAGATCAGCAAACGCGTGCTCGATATCGAAGCGGGCATGTCGTATACCGATTTGAATCTTCCGCTACACCTGGAGTTAGCCGCACGATGTGAAAAACGGTGCGCAGCAGAAGGGATTCACTGGCTGTCTGCTACGGATTTTTCTGATACCTTTCTCATCCATAAGCATAAGCTGCGCGACCGCAGCGATGTTATCGCGGAACGAAATCGCCGCCTTACCAAGCGCAACCAGAGCGAATAA
- a CDS encoding PD-(D/E)XK nuclease family protein, whose product MAYQTSPYPEWSWSLSRDHMFHTCKRQYYYHYYGAHGGWLMTASDTARTAYRLKQLKNLYILLGDAVHTAAQKLLDLRETQQAYPDEAAVNRFLRQSLNQAYVESKKKDEWWAYPKQYTMLHEMYYEGELAPARVEAIAARMPVCAHGLLESDTWRELVRDQTCTIVEVEQLNHITIHDTKVYVKLDALYRRPDGIWVIADWKTGRISEKNREQLWLYALYVNECYGVPLEQIEVRTEYLLDGICDRTVPNEEELDIIAHKIRVSTESMKQYSADDYYNRPLTEESFHGVGEPSTCIMCNYRQICPAAKLG is encoded by the coding sequence ATGGCATACCAGACTTCACCTTATCCAGAATGGTCATGGTCGCTTTCGCGCGATCATATGTTTCATACGTGCAAGCGTCAGTACTATTACCATTACTATGGTGCGCATGGCGGGTGGCTGATGACTGCATCGGATACCGCCCGCACCGCTTACCGGCTTAAGCAACTGAAGAATTTATATATCCTGCTAGGAGATGCCGTCCATACGGCTGCTCAGAAGCTCCTTGATTTACGGGAGACGCAGCAAGCGTATCCAGATGAAGCAGCGGTAAACCGTTTTCTACGCCAGTCACTGAATCAAGCATATGTCGAATCAAAAAAGAAGGATGAATGGTGGGCATACCCGAAGCAATATACGATGTTACACGAGATGTATTATGAAGGAGAGCTTGCTCCCGCTCGTGTAGAGGCTATCGCTGCCCGGATGCCTGTATGCGCCCATGGCTTACTGGAAAGCGACACGTGGCGGGAACTTGTGAGAGATCAAACGTGCACCATTGTAGAAGTAGAGCAGCTTAATCACATTACGATTCATGATACAAAAGTATATGTCAAACTGGATGCCTTGTATCGCCGCCCGGATGGCATCTGGGTAATTGCGGATTGGAAGACCGGCCGGATTAGCGAAAAAAATCGCGAGCAGCTCTGGCTATATGCCCTGTATGTGAATGAATGCTATGGGGTTCCGCTTGAGCAGATCGAGGTACGGACTGAATATTTACTGGACGGAATATGCGATCGAACGGTGCCGAATGAAGAAGAGCTTGATATAATCGCGCATAAAATTCGTGTCAGTACGGAAAGCATGAAGCAGTATAGTGCAGATGATTACTATAATCGCCCACTCACGGAAGAATCCTTCCATGGTGTGGGAGAGCCGTCTACCTGTATCATGTGCAACTATCGCCAAATCTGCCCGGCTGCCAAGCTTGGATAG
- a CDS encoding O-acetylhomoserine aminocarboxypropyltransferase/cysteine synthase family protein yields the protein MGDKNLKFDTLQVHAGQKPDATTGARAVPIYQTTSFSFENIEQAISLFSLKEAGHLYTRTGNPTNEVLEQRIAALEGGVAALAVASGAAAITYSILNVASAGDEIVSAGTLYGGTYNLFSVTLPKLGIHTTFVDPDDPENFRATITDRTKAIYIESIGNPGINIIDIQAVADIAHENGIPLIVDNTFATPYLLKPIEHGADIVVHSATKFIGGHGTSIGGLLVDSGKFDWAASGKFPEFVEPNANYGGLRFEESFAPAAYAVKARVQYLRDTGAAISPFNSFLFLQGIETLSLRVEKHVANTKKVVEFLQNHPQVAWVNYPGLKNNEYYELSKKYFPKGPGAIFTFGIVGGLEAGKAFINNLELFSLLANVGDAKSLVIHPASTTHAQLSEAELTEAGVTPDLIRLSIGIEDPDDLIADLEQALQKVAVQNHVTN from the coding sequence ATGGGAGACAAAAACTTGAAGTTTGACACATTGCAAGTTCATGCTGGACAAAAGCCGGATGCAACAACGGGTGCACGTGCGGTGCCGATTTATCAGACAACATCTTTTTCCTTTGAGAACATAGAGCAGGCGATCTCTTTATTTTCACTCAAGGAAGCAGGGCATCTTTACACGCGTACTGGTAATCCAACGAATGAAGTATTAGAACAACGTATTGCCGCTCTTGAAGGAGGCGTTGCAGCACTGGCCGTCGCTTCCGGCGCCGCAGCAATTACATATTCGATCCTCAATGTAGCGAGTGCGGGAGACGAGATCGTATCAGCTGGCACATTGTATGGCGGTACGTACAATCTGTTTTCCGTTACGCTTCCAAAACTCGGGATTCATACCACATTTGTTGATCCAGACGATCCGGAAAACTTCCGTGCTACCATTACAGATCGGACAAAAGCCATCTACATCGAGAGTATCGGGAATCCAGGTATTAATATCATCGACATTCAGGCAGTAGCGGATATTGCACATGAGAATGGTATTCCACTCATCGTCGACAATACATTTGCTACCCCGTATCTGCTGAAACCAATTGAACATGGGGCAGATATCGTCGTTCATTCCGCTACGAAATTTATTGGCGGTCACGGTACATCCATTGGTGGACTACTGGTCGATAGTGGGAAATTCGACTGGGCTGCCAGCGGAAAGTTCCCGGAATTTGTTGAACCGAATGCCAATTACGGTGGCCTTCGTTTTGAAGAAAGCTTTGCACCGGCCGCGTATGCGGTAAAGGCACGCGTGCAGTATTTACGAGATACAGGAGCAGCGATTAGTCCGTTTAACTCCTTTTTGTTCCTACAGGGGATTGAAACGTTATCGCTCCGCGTAGAAAAGCACGTAGCTAATACGAAAAAAGTTGTCGAGTTCTTACAAAATCATCCGCAAGTAGCGTGGGTTAACTATCCAGGGTTAAAAAATAACGAATATTACGAGCTATCAAAGAAATACTTCCCGAAAGGACCGGGTGCAATCTTTACATTCGGCATTGTAGGTGGTCTTGAAGCAGGAAAAGCCTTCATCAATAACCTGGAGCTTTTCTCTCTTTTAGCTAATGTAGGGGATGCAAAATCTCTCGTAATTCATCCGGCCAGCACGACACATGCACAGCTTTCGGAAGCAGAATTAACAGAGGCAGGGGTTACACCTGATTTAATTCGACTGTCCATTGGCATTGAAGATCCAGATGATTTGATTGCCGATCTCGAGCAAGCACTCCAAAAAGTGGCAGTACAAAATCACGTAACAAATTAA
- a CDS encoding YqkE family protein has protein sequence MAKQKRTGGQVSKPSEEGATLKDLLGKGTLDKLKDMSRTMREEEEKKRAAAVEQQRAEQKAREKNKSFSELLDESKLDWKKFK, from the coding sequence ATGGCGAAACAAAAACGAACAGGCGGACAAGTATCGAAGCCTTCTGAGGAAGGAGCAACTTTGAAAGACTTGCTTGGAAAAGGAACGCTCGATAAATTAAAAGATATGTCGCGGACGATGCGGGAGGAAGAGGAAAAAAAGCGTGCAGCAGCAGTAGAGCAGCAGCGTGCGGAACAGAAGGCGCGGGAGAAAAACAAGTCATTTTCTGAGCTGCTAGATGAAAGTAAGCTCGATTGGAAAAAATTCAAATAA